A genome region from Bemisia tabaci chromosome 3, PGI_BMITA_v3 includes the following:
- the LOC140224211 gene encoding uncharacterized protein, translating to MNLKTCVGQCRNRKKKKDDMAKNDHDDMEIIIMRRTTMWEGKKTRDVLVPQLKQPKIHVGIDDDEIMIYAYDSKLRNVSCGRNLKQMLPSVVYDVLLPELSKNQGMLFDGSRYFIKTTNSRTMFQLAIEKVIDHQRFVLKKKNFKIAFLSSGRTKYLTSIWEDYLKNREKLTAYIVTGSHTNAYIGDGGLEKVNVLGIKKKYKGSMKGERSTTDCYETITELEQISDTRIKTLKTRSFQRKLRKIQRLKYKIPTSITPEITEWQKCRLKARRIPSSDDEDEMPKEPTKRTETETGRTTVEAEKAANKVRTGEREKPSSEEKGPAPAEDGGEDDQEIRLHVENSEGEASINEPMEEGNFVIEDEGLPSFHEPNEEIVSPADYTENSVANLDMLMEKAELLRDYVVSRDADEFADGRVAYRAFSMTLQIIDVMSKMYLFFSHPIPRVLLDPRPLVEARDLCDCPGPSPYTHAYISELLDLVLQQAPIEREKIVLILDSKIAQLEFAPSDLMVDPVTGLLLPAGITTSPERGPPIFNDDESTSSPTPEEHILSPGPSYVATPSLPRRKKKVIKSLSFSEADDIVDPKSGKTGKEVVEESLSKLRPTSARKKKIMKLRKEDQCLTEEILNQLLSVVQSETQEEEEEETSSED from the exons ATGAATCTGAAGACATGTGTAGGACAATGCagaaaccgaaaaaaaaagaaagatgatATGGCTA aaaatgacCATGATGACATGGAGATAATTATTATGAGAAGGACAACAATGTGGGAGGGCAAAAAAACCAGAGACGTCCTGGTGCCCCAGCTGAAACAGCCGAAAATCCACGTAGGGATAGATGATGATGAAATAATGATATACGCCTACGATTCGAAGCTTAGAAACGTTTCTTGCGGTAGAAATCTAAAACAAATGCTACCATCAGTGGTTTACGATGTGCTGTTACCGGAATTATCAAAAAACCAAGGAATGCTGTTTGATGGAAGTAGATATTTCATAAAAACTACAAATAGCCGAACTATGTTCCAACTG GCAATAGAAAAGGTCATTGACCATCAACGGttcgtgctaaagaaaaaaaatttcaaaatagcaTTCTTGTCATCGGGTCGAACCAAATACTTAACAAGTATTTGGGAAGACTATCTGAAAAACAGAGAAAAGCTAACGGCTTACATTGTCACGGGATCTCATACAAACGCCTATATCGGAGACGGAGGACTTGAAAAAGTCAACGTTttgggaataaaaaaaaaatacaaaggtTCCATGAAGGGGGAGAGGTCAACTACGGATTGCTACGAGACAATCACCGAACTGGAACAAATTAGTGACACTCGAATTAAAACCCTCAAGACCCGATCCTTCCAAAGGAAACTTAGAAAAATTCAAAGGCTTAAGTATAAAATACCCACATCGATAACCCCGGAAATTACAGAATGGCAAAAATGCCGCCTTAAGGCGAGGCGAATCCCATCATCAGACGACGAAG ATGAAATGCCCAAGGAACCTACGAAGAGAACGGAAACGGAGACAGGTCGTACAACGGTGGAAGCAGAAAAAGCCGCAAACAAAGTGAGAAcaggagaaagagaaaaaccCTCATCGGAGGAGAAGG GACCGGCACCGGCAGAGGATGGAGGAGAAGACGACCAAGAGATAAGGCTCCATGTAGAAAACAGCGAAGGGGAAGCGTCCATCAATGAACCAATGGAAGAAGGCAACTTCGTGATAGAAGATGAAGGACTACCCTCATTTCACGAACCAAATGAAGAAATCG TATCTCCTGCCGActatacagaaaattcagtCGCGAATCTTGACATGTTAATGGAGAAGGCGGAGTTACTCCGCGATTACGTCGTTTCTCGGGATGCTGACGAATTTGCTGACGGCCGAGTCGCTTATCGGGCTTTTTCTATGACCCTCCAAATAATCGATGTGATGTCGAAAATGTACTTGTTTTTCAGTCACCCCATTCCACGAGTACTCCTCGATCCCCGACCTTTAGTGGAGGCTCGCGATTTGTGTGATTGTCCAG gcccATCGCCATACACCCACGCCTACATTTCAGAATTGCTTGATCTCGTATTACAACAGGCGCCGATCGAAAGGGAAAAGATTGTGCTGATACTGGATTCTAAGATCGCCCAATTGGAATTTGCCCCCTCTGATCTCATG gtCGATCCAGTAACCGGTCTCCTACTGCCGGCCGGGATAACCACATCCCCTGAAAGGGGTCCCCCCATTTTTAATGATGACGAATCAACGTCTTCTCCTACTCCTGAAGAACACATATTATCTCCTGGGCCGTCGTATGTGGCAACTCCGAGCCTCCctcggaggaagaaaaaggtcATAAAGAGCCTGTCTTTCTCTGAAGCCGACGACATT gtCGATCCTAAATCCGGGAAAACCGGAAAGGAAGTAGTGGAGGAGTCGCTTTCCAAGCTGCGTCCGACGTCTGctaggaagaagaaaattatgaagttAAGAAAGGAAGACCAATGCTTGACGGAGGAGATTCTGAACCAGCTTTTATCCGTAGTACAATCAGAAACacaagaagaggaagaagaggaaacatCATCCGAagattaa
- the LOC140224212 gene encoding uncharacterized protein isoform X3, which translates to MTDLTIIICLKELIVAAEIYDPKQLFSDVKCLLASFSVFVDSWTDILCYVRQVLKSQAVNPTFSPEDRIILAAVLSFSVRKAAEQRSNLPSTASESDQLPREEEYIPSTVCSTNLKKKGLPVESLEKETSVSSPKKHKSSHIPPCTMSPDRHQVDHSITQKDDFESYNYQVNLKSDIVSCKNQKKKGVSSNPDSAKIGVSNSCDNNQPSTPRHAIPSSLASQNI; encoded by the exons atgactgatttaactATTATTATTTGCTTAAAAGAGTTGATAGTGGCAGCTGAAATCTACGACCCTAAGCAACTGTTTAGTGATGTGAAGTGCTTACTAGCAAGTTTTTCAGTATTTGTTGATTCTTGGACGGATATTTTGTGCTATGTAAGGCAAGTTTTAAAGTCGCAGGCGGTAAATCCTACGTTTTCACCAGAGGATCGAATAATATTAGCCGCCGTTTTGTCCTTTTCCGTTAGGAAGGCAGCTGAACAAAG GTCCAATTTACCCTCCACGGCAAGTGAATCAGATCAACTTCCTCGCGAAGAGGAGTACATCCCATCGACTGTATGTTCCACCAATCTGAAAAAGAAAGGGCTTCCAGTCGAATCGCTAGAAAAGGAAACTTCCGTTTCTTCTCCGAAAAAACATAAATCTTCCCACATTCCTCC ATGTACTATGTCACCGGATCGTCACCAGGTTGATCATTCTATTACTCAGAAGGATGATTTTGAATCTTATAATTATCAAGTAAATCTCAAGTCTGATATTGTGtcatgtaaaaatcagaaaaagaaGGGTGTCTCAAGTAATCCTGATTCAGCCAAAATTGGAGTGTCGAATTCTTGTGATAATAATCAACCTTCTACACCACG GCATGCTATTCCCAGCTCACTTGCATCGCAAAACATATGA
- the LOC140224212 gene encoding uncharacterized protein isoform X1, translating to MTDLTIIICLKELIVAAEIYDPKQLFSDVKCLLASFSVFVDSWTDILCYVRQVLKSQAVNPTFSPEDRIILAAVLSFSVRKAAEQRSNLPSTASESDQLPREEEYIPSTVCSTNLKKKGLPVESLEKETSVSSPKKHKSSHIPPCSMSSDRHQVHHPITQKDDFESYNYLVNLESDMASCKNQKKKGVSINPDSAKTGVSNSCDNNQPSTPRCTMSPDRHQVDHSITQKDDFESYNYQVNLKSDIVSCKNQKKKGVSSNPDSAKIGVSNSCDNNQPSTPRHAIPSSLASQNI from the exons atgactgatttaactATTATTATTTGCTTAAAAGAGTTGATAGTGGCAGCTGAAATCTACGACCCTAAGCAACTGTTTAGTGATGTGAAGTGCTTACTAGCAAGTTTTTCAGTATTTGTTGATTCTTGGACGGATATTTTGTGCTATGTAAGGCAAGTTTTAAAGTCGCAGGCGGTAAATCCTACGTTTTCACCAGAGGATCGAATAATATTAGCCGCCGTTTTGTCCTTTTCCGTTAGGAAGGCAGCTGAACAAAG GTCCAATTTACCCTCCACGGCAAGTGAATCAGATCAACTTCCTCGCGAAGAGGAGTACATCCCATCGACTGTATGTTCCACCAATCTGAAAAAGAAAGGGCTTCCAGTCGAATCGCTAGAAAAGGAAACTTCCGTTTCTTCTCCGAAAAAACATAAATCTTCCCACATTCCTCC ATGTAGTATGTCATCGGATCGTCACCAAGTTCATCATCCTATTACTCAGAAGGATGATTTTGAATCTTATAATTACCTAGTAAATCTCGAGTCTGATATGGCGtcatgtaaaaatcagaaaaagaaGGGTGTCTCAATTAATCCTGATTCAGCCAAAACTGGAGTGTCGAATTCTTGTGATAATAATCAACCTTCTACACCTCG ATGTACTATGTCACCGGATCGTCACCAGGTTGATCATTCTATTACTCAGAAGGATGATTTTGAATCTTATAATTATCAAGTAAATCTCAAGTCTGATATTGTGtcatgtaaaaatcagaaaaagaaGGGTGTCTCAAGTAATCCTGATTCAGCCAAAATTGGAGTGTCGAATTCTTGTGATAATAATCAACCTTCTACACCACG GCATGCTATTCCCAGCTCACTTGCATCGCAAAACATATGA
- the LOC140224212 gene encoding uncharacterized protein isoform X2: MDNLLFIFLFPNPPAKNQGAADRSNLPSTASESDQLPREEEYIPSTVCSTNLKKKGLPVESLEKETSVSSPKKHKSSHIPPCSMSSDRHQVHHPITQKDDFESYNYLVNLESDMASCKNQKKKGVSINPDSAKTGVSNSCDNNQPSTPRCTMSPDRHQVDHSITQKDDFESYNYQVNLKSDIVSCKNQKKKGVSSNPDSAKIGVSNSCDNNQPSTPRHAIPSSLASQNI, encoded by the exons GTCCAATTTACCCTCCACGGCAAGTGAATCAGATCAACTTCCTCGCGAAGAGGAGTACATCCCATCGACTGTATGTTCCACCAATCTGAAAAAGAAAGGGCTTCCAGTCGAATCGCTAGAAAAGGAAACTTCCGTTTCTTCTCCGAAAAAACATAAATCTTCCCACATTCCTCC ATGTAGTATGTCATCGGATCGTCACCAAGTTCATCATCCTATTACTCAGAAGGATGATTTTGAATCTTATAATTACCTAGTAAATCTCGAGTCTGATATGGCGtcatgtaaaaatcagaaaaagaaGGGTGTCTCAATTAATCCTGATTCAGCCAAAACTGGAGTGTCGAATTCTTGTGATAATAATCAACCTTCTACACCTCG ATGTACTATGTCACCGGATCGTCACCAGGTTGATCATTCTATTACTCAGAAGGATGATTTTGAATCTTATAATTATCAAGTAAATCTCAAGTCTGATATTGTGtcatgtaaaaatcagaaaaagaaGGGTGTCTCAAGTAATCCTGATTCAGCCAAAATTGGAGTGTCGAATTCTTGTGATAATAATCAACCTTCTACACCACG GCATGCTATTCCCAGCTCACTTGCATCGCAAAACATATGA